A portion of the bacterium genome contains these proteins:
- a CDS encoding sel1 repeat family protein, with the protein MRILLLNMSTVYPLAENRNILTTRNQLICSLLIQLMLASSVLAVDVKTLQQSAEAGEAEAQYQLAVLYDDGGEVAQNYEQAIYWYQKAAEQGLDKAQHNLGIAYDEGLGVTQDYQQAYEWFQKAAQQGFSLSQFSLGIMYAFGQGRLADAKRAYMWLKIARNNGYPEAARYMRLIVRGMSQEQRSEAEALVSRCEASNFKDC; encoded by the coding sequence ATGCGCATACTTTTACTGAACATGTCGACAGTATACCCCTTAGCTGAGAATAGGAATATTTTGACAACACGCAATCAACTTATATGTAGCCTCCTTATTCAACTCATGCTTGCTTCGTCAGTATTAGCAGTGGACGTGAAGACCTTGCAGCAGAGCGCGGAAGCCGGAGAGGCTGAGGCTCAATATCAACTCGCAGTTCTTTATGATGATGGGGGTGAAGTAGCGCAAAATTATGAACAAGCAATATACTGGTATCAAAAGGCAGCGGAACAAGGACTCGATAAAGCACAGCATAATCTTGGAATAGCATATGATGAGGGTTTAGGCGTAACTCAAGACTATCAACAAGCGTATGAGTGGTTTCAAAAAGCCGCACAGCAAGGATTTTCACTATCCCAATTCTCACTTGGAATCATGTATGCGTTCGGGCAAGGTCGTCTAGCAGACGCAAAGAGGGCCTATATGTGGCTAAAGATTGCAAGGAACAATGGGTACCCCGAAGCAGCAAGATATATGCGCCTCATCGTCAGGGGGATGAGCCAAGAGCAGCGCAGTGAGGCTGAAGCACTTGTCAGCCGCTGCGAAGCAAGCAATTTCAAAGATTGCTAG
- the rsfS gene encoding ribosome silencing factor — protein MKNMNRKLSSSVEIHATEPLPIRTTNSIETANVIIGACLDAKGREVSLLDVHDVFDIADYFIIVSGRSDRQTQGLAKRILEALSGKGIKPEFVEGYDEGHWIIIDCIDVVVHIFYEPTRDQYDLEGLWVKAKKLPIHPNATPNMQHRTATAL, from the coding sequence ATGAAGAACATGAACAGAAAACTCAGTAGCAGTGTAGAAATACATGCAACTGAGCCCCTGCCGATTCGGACGACGAATTCGATAGAAACAGCAAACGTTATTATCGGAGCTTGTCTGGATGCCAAGGGAAGAGAAGTCTCTCTTCTAGATGTTCATGATGTATTTGACATCGCAGATTACTTCATTATTGTCAGCGGCCGCTCAGACCGACAAACACAAGGACTTGCAAAACGTATTTTAGAGGCCCTCTCAGGAAAAGGAATTAAACCAGAGTTTGTGGAAGGATACGATGAAGGGCACTGGATCATCATCGATTGCATTGATGTGGTAGTGCACATCTTCTATGAACCAACGAGAGACCAATACGATCTTGAGGGTCTATGGGTGAAAGCAAAGAAATTGCCGATTCATCCCAATGCAACTCCCAATATGCAACATAGAACCGCTACTGCTCTGTGA